A section of the Phaseolus vulgaris cultivar G19833 chromosome 8, P. vulgaris v2.0, whole genome shotgun sequence genome encodes:
- the LOC137826798 gene encoding transcription factor PRE6-like: MSSRRSRQHSGSTRISDDQIIELVSKLRQLVPEIRSRRSDKVSASKVLQETCNYIRSLHREVSDLSERLSQLLTTIDADSAEAGIIRSLLNQ; this comes from the exons ATGTCTAGCCGAAGATCCAGACAACATTCAGGGTCTACAAGGATCTCCGATGACCAAATCATCGAGCTTGTTTCCAAATTGCGCCAACTTGTTCCTGAGATTCGCAGTAGGCGATCTGACAAG GTTTCAGCGTCCAAGGTCCTACAAGAAACCTGCAACTACATCAGAAGCTTGCACAGAGAGGTGAGTGACTTGAGTGAGCGACTGTCTCAGTTGTTGACCACAATTGATGCTGATAGTGCTGAAGCTGGAATCATTAGGAGCCTACTTAATCAATAA